The Stigmatella aurantiaca genome segment TACATCCTGCGCACGCAGACGGACGAGACGGGGGTGGTGAATCCCGAGCGCGAGCTGTCGCTGATTCCCTTCCCCATGGAGGAGATCTTCGACACGAAGCTGGCCACGTTCGACGTCGTCATCTTCCAGAACTTCGGCCACGTGGATCCGCAGCTGTCCATCGCGGGCTTCGAGCGCAACCTGGAGCAGTACGTCCACAACGGCGGCGCGTTCGTGATGATTGGTGGCGACAGCGTGCTGGGCGAGGGCCGCGCGATGATGCCCACGCTGATGGAGGCGCTGCCCGTGGAGGCCGCGGGCCCGGCGAACCCCGAGCCCTTCAAGGCCCGGCTGACGCCCGAGGGGCTGCGCCACCCGGTGACGGCGCTGGGCAGCGGGGCCTCCAGCACCGAGAGCGCGTGGGCGGAGCTGCCGCCCATGGCGGGCATCAACTCCACGCGGGCCCGGCAGGGGGCGACGGTGCTGCTCGACCACCCCTTCCACACGGTGGACGGGAAGAACGCGCCGCTGGTGGCGGTGTGGGACTACGGCCGGGGCCGGGCGCTGACGCTGGCCTCGGACGCGAGCTGGTACTGGGCGTTCACGGCGCACCGGGAGGGCTCTCCCAACCGCGCGTATGACCGCTTCTGGAGCAACGCGCTGCGCTGGCTGGTGAGGGACCCGGACCTGACGACGCTGCGGGTCTCCGCGGATCCACCGTCCGTGGAGCCGGGCAAGCCGGTGGGCGTGGTCATCTCGGCGCGGACCTCGGACTACCAGCCCGCGCAGGATGCGCAGGTCCGGGTGGAGCTGTTCTCGGTGGCCACGCAGAAGCCGGTGGCGGTGCAGACGGGCACCACGGGGGCCGACGGCGTGGTGCGGCTGGAGTTCCCGCCGCCCGAGCCGGGGCCGTACAAGCTGCTGGCCACGGCCAGGAAGGGCGAGACGGACCTGGGCAAGGGCGAGGACGCCGTGGCGGTGCGGGCGGTGGGCCCGGAGCTGTCGGATGCCTCGGTGCGCCCGGCGCTGATGGAGCAGATCGCCAAGGTGACGGGGGGCAAGTCCTACCGCCTGCCCCTGGACAGCCTGCCGGAGATGCCGCTGCTGGATCCGCCGGTGGTGGAGGTGGGCCGAGCGAAGGACCAGCCCCTGTGGGACCGGTGGTACTACCTGGTGGCGCTGGTGGCACTGCTGGGCGCCGAGTGGTTCGCCCGGCGCCGGTTCGGCTACGTCTAGGTGGGCGTGTTGCCCCACTCGTTCGCGTGGGGCCCGAGCTTTCCGTCGCGCTGAGGCCGCACCACGCAGAAGCGCTGGCCGGTGGGCGCCTCCATGACCCACCAGCGCTTGATGAACTCCACCCGCTTGGCGCCGAGCGCCTCGAGGCGCTTCACCTCCGCCTCGATGTCGTCCGTCTCGATGTCGAGGTGGACACGGCTCGGGTGGTCCACCTTCTGGACGAGGACGGTGGGCTCATCCGGCTCCATCTTCAGGTCCGCGTAATGGGGGCTTTCGGGATCCTTGGGGCCAATGGGCCTGCCCAGGGCCTGGCTCCAGAAGCGGGCCGCGGTGTCGAAGTCCTCCGTCTTGCAGTCGATGACGATGCCAACCAAACGGCTGCGGTGCATGGGTCCTCCCAGGAGAAGCCGGGGACCATAGCCCCGCCCTTTTCCGCTCCAAGCCGGGGCGTCACCGCCACTGTGTCCTAGCGCGCAGTTGCTCCAGGGCTCCCGAGGCCTCGGAGACAATTTGCTCCGGGGACAGGGCGGTCAGCACGCCCGCGTGCTTGAGGATGCGGCCCTCCACGATGACCATGTCGATGTTGCCCGGCTGGGCCGCTTCGATGACGAGGTTCACGGGGTCCGGCGCGACGCCCATGTTCACCTGCTGGGTGGAGACGGCAATCAGGTCCGCGCGCTTCCCCGGTGTGAGCGAGCCAATCCGCCCATCGAGCCCCAGCGAGCGGGCGCCCCCCAGTGTTCCCAGCTCGAGTAACTGGCGCCCCGTCCACTCGAACTCACTCTCCGCCCGGGCGTTCTCGACATCCCGCGCCGTCTTCATGACATCGAAGAGGTTGGCGTTGCCCGTCAGGACGGTGGTGTCGATGGAGAGGCCCAGCTTCACCCCTTTGCGGAGGAAGGCCAGGAACCTGGGAAGACCATAGCCGATCCGCATCTCGGAGCGGGGCGACACGCTGACCGCCGTGCCCGCGTCGGCCATCGCCTGGATTTCGTCCTCCGTGGCGAAGAGCGCGTGGATGATCTGCATGTCGGGGCCCAGGAGCCCCTGCCGGGCGAACTCCCCAATCTGGCCGGTGGCGCCGCGCTGGCTGGAGGCATGGACGGAGATGGGCAGCTTCCGCTCGCGAGCGAAGCGCAGCTCTTCCCGGTAGAGGGGCTCCGGCGCCCGGCCGCCCATGCGCTGAATGCCGGGCCAGGCCATGCCGAGTGAAATCAGGCCGCCATTCGCATGGGCCGTCCAGTCCGAGTGCAGCCGCCCGAGGCCCTCCAGGTCGAGCCCCTGCTCCGGGGCGAGCCCCTGCGGCCAGCCGAAGGACCAGCGGGCGCGCAGGCCCGTGTCCCGGAGTGCCTGGAGGTCGGCGGCGGCATGCTCGAAGCTCCGGACATTGTGGCA includes the following:
- a CDS encoding amidohydrolase family protein yields the protein MAKLSRRAFTLGLGALGLGSLLPLGCTASRPPPGAPLPSGGDFLLTNAYLLTMDPELGDIPGGSVLVRQGQILAVGRGLTAPGVPVLDAGGKLVLPGLVDTHWHMWNTLLRSFAGTQKTEGYFPTIAAFGKNMRPGDLYQGTRLAAAEALACGITTVHNYCHNVRSFEHAAADLQALRDTGLRARWSFGWPQGLAPEQGLDLEGLGRLHSDWTAHANGGLISLGMAWPGIQRMGGRAPEPLYREELRFARERKLPISVHASSQRGATGQIGEFARQGLLGPDMQIIHALFATEDEIQAMADAGTAVSVSPRSEMRIGYGLPRFLAFLRKGVKLGLSIDTTVLTGNANLFDVMKTARDVENARAESEFEWTGRQLLELGTLGGARSLGLDGRIGSLTPGKRADLIAVSTQQVNMGVAPDPVNLVIEAAQPGNIDMVIVEGRILKHAGVLTALSPEQIVSEASGALEQLRARTQWR
- a CDS encoding glutamine amidotransferase, giving the protein MNSQTFNAWKFVSLSPLPLWALVLLGVGLALGIALAAWGVRREPSRWRKVLLWTLRVGAGLAALFFLLEPGIRNLQVARMKNRVAVLVDRSASMGFPVEPGGPTRSAQVASFLERAAPQLAALQDRFTVELYGVDPELAPVTPATLASEPPRAGTTDLLSALRAAGAGSQGARKLSGVLLFSDGADNAELSAGVVGRARSALADLGVPVSTFTVGQEALKDLSIEGLKVDDFAFVRNSLTVEVEIHGRGFSGKDIPVVLSQEGKTVASKSVRFGSQDDMKPVAFTFTPDQTGRFVYTVTVPTFPDEAVSDNNTRSFTLKVIRDRVRVLLVVGRPSWDERFLRGLLRQDANVDMVSFYILRTQTDETGVVNPERELSLIPFPMEEIFDTKLATFDVVIFQNFGHVDPQLSIAGFERNLEQYVHNGGAFVMIGGDSVLGEGRAMMPTLMEALPVEAAGPANPEPFKARLTPEGLRHPVTALGSGASSTESAWAELPPMAGINSTRARQGATVLLDHPFHTVDGKNAPLVAVWDYGRGRALTLASDASWYWAFTAHREGSPNRAYDRFWSNALRWLVRDPDLTTLRVSADPPSVEPGKPVGVVISARTSDYQPAQDAQVRVELFSVATQKPVAVQTGTTGADGVVRLEFPPPEPGPYKLLATARKGETDLGKGEDAVAVRAVGPELSDASVRPALMEQIAKVTGGKSYRLPLDSLPEMPLLDPPVVEVGRAKDQPLWDRWYYLVALVALLGAEWFARRRFGYV
- a CDS encoding VOC family protein: MHRSRLVGIVIDCKTEDFDTAARFWSQALGRPIGPKDPESPHYADLKMEPDEPTVLVQKVDHPSRVHLDIETDDIEAEVKRLEALGAKRVEFIKRWWVMEAPTGQRFCVVRPQRDGKLGPHANEWGNTPT